A DNA window from Halomicrobium mukohataei DSM 12286 contains the following coding sequences:
- a CDS encoding DUF7502 family protein produces the protein MDGLDTDTGERSGQPPTEERERARERMAAAIAEVRYEGKKAAFVYAVVDAVLVALLANVVLTALSPAGLPTRVSVPAAMTEPIGAAVGRSIPALSLPAGAVVGIALGGGWLLGEYLYRVRQPLVEQFEAANANVTDALRTARDAVEDGAETRMAARLYEDVLAGLKQSSSTALVDSRRLAGTLVVVLLVSLATVQVAVVDVSLLDRDPVETESTDDGPDEYGGLEDGDAILGDSEDVQAGEENLTAEIDSTGGDQEVDRSQEFPSSDTDGPGSASGTVDSRQAGFAGQEEIEDAALVREYNLRIRERDADDGDTDQ, from the coding sequence ATGGACGGACTCGACACCGACACCGGCGAACGGAGCGGCCAACCGCCCACAGAAGAACGGGAACGAGCACGCGAGCGCATGGCCGCAGCCATCGCCGAGGTCAGATACGAGGGCAAGAAGGCCGCGTTCGTCTACGCCGTCGTCGACGCGGTGCTGGTCGCTCTCCTGGCGAACGTCGTCCTGACTGCCCTCTCGCCGGCCGGACTCCCGACACGGGTGTCGGTTCCGGCGGCGATGACGGAGCCGATCGGAGCCGCCGTCGGCCGGTCGATACCGGCGCTCTCGCTCCCCGCGGGCGCGGTCGTCGGCATCGCTCTCGGAGGGGGCTGGCTCCTCGGCGAGTACCTGTACCGGGTCCGCCAGCCTCTCGTCGAGCAGTTCGAGGCGGCCAACGCGAACGTCACCGACGCGCTCCGTACGGCCCGAGACGCCGTCGAAGACGGGGCCGAGACGCGGATGGCGGCCCGGCTCTACGAGGATGTGCTTGCGGGTCTGAAACAGAGTTCCAGCACTGCACTGGTCGATAGCCGGCGGCTGGCCGGGACGCTCGTCGTCGTGCTCCTGGTGAGTCTGGCGACAGTGCAGGTGGCCGTCGTCGACGTCAGTCTGCTCGACCGCGACCCGGTCGAGACGGAATCGACGGACGACGGACCCGACGAGTACGGGGGGCTCGAAGACGGTGACGCCATACTCGGCGACAGCGAGGACGTCCAGGCGGGCGAGGAGAACCTCACCGCCGAGATCGACTCGACTGGCGGCGACCAGGAGGTGGATCGAAGCCAGGAGTTCCCGTCCTCGGACACCGACGGACCGGGGAGCGCAAGCGGCACGGTCGACAGCCGGCAGGCCGGGTTCGCCGGCCAGGAAGAGATCGAGGACGCGGCCCTCGTCCGCGAGTACAATCTCAGAATCAGAGAACGAGACGCTGACGACGGAGACACCGACCAATGA
- a CDS encoding coiled-coil domain-containing protein yields MSAIGRRLNLGLVALVVLSMVGTGATTVLYQDSASELRSQNQELRQENAELRENLDDTSGELDSTQARVDELEARLETRSKDVDQVATNLNRTEAQLNATESQLAETRQSLRESEDRVEELEGTVGYLRNKRDSLQTEVDELESTVEDLETENEELADERDELEDQVSDLQAEIEDLESQITTLETEVAELENRNRELRDDIETLCDQPDNQDKTTCEDY; encoded by the coding sequence GTGAGCGCAATCGGCCGCCGTCTCAACCTCGGGCTCGTGGCGCTCGTCGTCCTCTCGATGGTCGGCACCGGCGCGACGACGGTGCTGTACCAGGACTCCGCGAGCGAACTGCGATCGCAGAATCAGGAACTCAGACAGGAAAACGCCGAACTCCGTGAGAACCTGGACGACACCAGCGGTGAACTCGACTCCACCCAGGCCCGCGTCGACGAACTCGAAGCGCGACTGGAGACGCGATCGAAAGACGTCGATCAGGTCGCGACGAACCTGAACCGGACCGAAGCGCAGTTGAACGCCACGGAAAGCCAGCTGGCAGAGACCAGGCAGTCGCTGCGCGAGAGCGAGGACCGCGTCGAAGAGCTGGAGGGGACAGTTGGCTACCTCCGGAACAAGCGGGACTCTCTCCAGACGGAAGTCGACGAACTCGAATCGACGGTCGAGGATCTGGAGACGGAAAACGAGGAGCTGGCCGACGAGCGCGACGAACTCGAAGACCAAGTGTCGGACCTGCAAGCGGAGATCGAGGACCTGGAGTCACAGATAACGACGCTCGAAACCGAGGTCGCGGAGCTCGAAAACCGAAACCGAGAGCTGCGAGACGACATCGAGACGCTCTGTGACCAGCCGGACAATCAGGACAAAACCACCTGCGAGGACTACTGA